The Buteo buteo chromosome Z, bButBut1.hap1.1, whole genome shotgun sequence region GAAATAATCCCTTCAAAAAGTGTGATTATAATAGACACATATTTCTTAAATAGAACCATAATTCAGAAAGCACTCAGGGAGCAGAGATAGCTAAATCACTACCTGGCTTTTTCATTAGGGAAaagttatttcattattattaggACACAGTAAGTTTTCGGTAGTGGCTGAAGTCAGATCCAGAGCAAATCATAATGactatatatgcatttttacatgTTATGAAAAGAAAACGTCATCCAATTACATTAAACTTCACTCTGTAAGCTTTTGTTTGTAACAATAGTGATAAGCTGCAATTAATAAAAGATTTGACGCAATGGAGATTAAGAGAAGAGTAAAACACTAACATCTAATGAAAGCCAGACTAGAAATAATATAACCATCTTATCCACTCTTAGTAAGGACTGGGAGTATGATTCCTTATTCTACGTACCAGTGACTCTTGCAACATCTCCActactatatatatattttagtcATATGATTTAGTTTTTtgtagtcctgtgaggagcagggagttggactcgatgattaTGGGTCCCTTCTAACTTGAgatgttctatgattctatgatatagCTGGCAATGGTAAATCCTCATATGGCTGGGCCTGTGTTCCTGAGTAGGGACACATATGGTTTGTATAGCTATAGATAAACACATGAATTCCTTGATGGTTATCTAAACATTGATTCTTTGATTGTACTCATAAGACAGCAATCCAATCATCACTATTCCTAAGTACATTGCAAATATTGATTAATTTTTATACATAATGATTTCTGAGGCAGAGAAGGTTTGTTAAGGTAATAAGCAACTGGGGCCAAGACAGATTACAGAACTGCACAAAGTAGGGCTAAAGGAGCTTCAAGGAATAGACCTATTTATCCTCATTCCcaaaaaaaataacatcctGACAGATCCTTGTCTAAGGTGCCTTAAAAATTTCCAGCAATGGAGACTTCACAGCCTTCACAAGTGATCTGGCCCAGTGCTTCTCAACCCTTTCTCTAAGTTTTCCTCAATGCCCAGTTctaatttttcttgctgttgttgAAGCTTATTACTTCTCATCTTATCCCTCTTGACAGACAATATATAATTACCTTATTCTTTGCAGCAACTTTTATGTACATGAAGATTCTTATCTGTATTATTCCTTagtcttttctttgtttagGTTAATTAAGCTCAATTTTCCCAGTCTTGTAGGTCCTGTGTTTGATGATCTCCTTCTCATGGCCCTATTCTGGATTCTCTGCCATTGGTTGGATTTTGCTTCATGTTCTTCTTGAAGGTAGTGTCCAAGACAGAAAACACCAAAAGCCTTAATAATGCAGAATTTCTATCTGCATCTTGTAAGTTCTTCTCCTCTTTATGTGTCCCAATATGCTTTTTTCCAACAGCATGATTTTGTTAACTCATGATCAACTGTTAATCCATTACAAGTCACAGGTCACCTCAGTGGAGGCCTGTCATGAGCCAGGTGCTGCTTATCCTGCAATTGTGCAATTGAACATTCTTGTCTGAATATGGTAACTTGCATTTACTGTTGAATATCATCCATTCACTTGCATCTCCTTTCTCCAATTTTGCCAACATCATTTTGAATCTTAAACTTGTCTTCCACTTCACAGACAGTCTCAGCTCCAAATTGTCTGCAAATTTAATGAACACATTATTACGGTTTCATAGtagtaatgaaaatatttaacagatgAAACTAGGCACAGGCTACTGCAAAATCGCACTTGGTCTAGCTTTTGTTTAGCCATGAAAAACTGTCGACTCACCGCAATATTGTCGTACTACTGCTTTTGCATCCCCATTTTAGCATTTCATCTTGATCACACTTCCCTAGCCTACTAAGCATCTGTCATGTGAGACAGAAGACTCTTACAGTAGTAAAGATATATACCATCTACTTATTCTTCCTTGCCCCACAGCCTGTTGCCCTGTGGTAGAGTAGGATAGCTTAGTGTGTTCATGATGAACTCCTGTTTGTTCTCACCTGTTTCCTCACTAACTTTCAATAGTTTACAAATAGATTGATCCATAAGCTTTCAGTTTGCCTCccatttttgaaagaaacaatatatttcttttcttcccagagcATCACCCCATTTCTCAAGAACAGCTACTGCAATATCTGAGAGAGCTTCAGATGATTGTTTAAGCAAGAATCTCACAAATCCTTACTCTGGATTTGTAAGAATCCAAAGCTGAAATTCTTTGGTCTCTGACGATTTGAAAGCATCCAGTTTACTGAAGTATTCTTATGCTGTCACGTACAGGTATTGTCTTGGCCGCTTGCTTGCATTAACTTTATTAGAGAATGCTAATCCAAAAATACTAAACCTTTAAATTTTGTCTGTAATATCCATCATTAGTTACTCCTTTCTATCCTGTAGCAGAGCAGCAATTCCCTTCTCAGTCTTATAGTGCTGATGTGCATATATGCTTCTTGTTCCTGTTGAAGTATCTAGCTCATTTTGTAACTCAGACCTTCATGTGTGCTTACATAACTGAACCTAGTTTCCACCTTCTGTGTGTTTTACTTATGCTTGGTGCCAGTGAAACCCATCATTAAGCAAATTGCTCCCTTCCTACATTCCCCATCTCCTGCTTTGTGTCCTTAGTATCACTTCTTTACCAGTTCTTTTAAACCTCCTACTTCTTTGACTTGTCTTCctgatttctgcattttttcagtctgctgatttcattttacattGCTGCATCTTTAAAAGTGATCAGCTTTCATGTTATGGTCACTCTGATCCACTTTAGTGTGCACTCTCAACATTCTGAAACTCATTGGTTAGAATCCAACTTTAAAGACTTTCACTTTTTGCATACTTCACTGTCTGCATCAAAACTTTATTACTAACTCATTCCAAGAACTTGCTGAGCAGTCTGCATACTGTCCTGTACCTTCCCCGAGGTCACACcaaatttctgcagaatttagCTGAAATTACTTCTGATAACCACACAACATCTTTCTCCTGTGAAAATCTAAATAAAGATAATCGTGCATTCCTTGATCTAACATGTACCACTACTCCCCATGCAGTTTATCTGGAGGATTAGAAGTAGAAATATTGTTCCCATGTTTAGAActattttttcttgttccatACTATCAGGCCTTCAAGCCAGATGGTGAGGGAACATAAATAAGAGAGCTTTTGCCACGCCTGAAAGGCATAGAGGTTGTTTGGGCCTGCTTCCTTCCTGCAACATTTTGGATACAAAAGGGAGAGTCCAGCACAAAGTTTACCAAACAAAACCCTTGGATCTCACTGCATATCGTAGCTTTGATAACAGCAGCATGAGACAGAATATTTGGTATATTGTACATTCGTAGGTCTGATCCACATGCTTTAATAATGATGTAGGAAACTAGACCAGTTTTCTTCCTAACAGCTGGAATATGCCTTACTTTGTAATTTACACAATGAAAATGATGAAATGATGGACCCtaagattattttcttaactatacatcatatttttttaagtaaggcATGACTTTAACCTGGGGTCTGAAAGACTAATCAGTGAGCAAAATCCCCTAATTAAAATGTAGTCTTATTTATAATGTACTCTTAATGTTTCCTAAACCTTTGGCTGATGattgaaatgcttttttgatAATAATATATGCTATTTtatctagttttctttttctctagaaaCATCTGTGAAACAGAAGGGATGAGactttctcttaaaaattgTGGGAACACATAAAATATACAGTACACTTCCTGTTATAGAAGGCTATTTATTAGTCTAAATACTTGTGCAATATTTGGCAAATGATCAAAACTAGTTTCTCCTGATGTGTTTACAATGttctaaattaaaagcaaagcccaTTTTCAAGTGACATTTGTCAtacaaactgaaatgtttctctCATGCTGCATGTGGTTGTACTTTCTGCTTGACAGGATAAGCTCCAAATGTTGAGTACAAAGTTTGCAACAGAGTTCTTGTGAGAATTAGACTTGCCATCTAGCAATTCTTCTTATAAGAAGAACCAAAGGAGTCTTTCCCCCagtgtaggattttttttctatgactGTGTGTTTACTTAACTTTCTGCCTGATGCTGTACTTAATCAGCTACACTGAGAGAAATTCTTTTGATTTCATTGCATATTCTGTTGCTCTTTACCCCATTTTAATGTTCTTTCCCATAACCTTTGAGTGGTAAAATGGTCACAGACAAGAACAGAAGAGCTCCCATTTCTCTAGTGAATGTTTCAGAAATGTACTAAGGCATAAATTTAGCAGAAGTTTTGAACAAACACTGTCTTCTGCATCAAACTGTGAAAAAATAGCTTGGAATGCTACAGAAATGCACTTTTGGTGTTACAAAAATTACTTGGCACCATAtgcaaaactttttcttctcaacTCGGGTTCAAAACCTGTTATACAAACCTGTTTATTAATTATCATTATTGTTTCCTAAGGGTTTTTGACAAGTTTTGAGAGAAAACTGGGTCAGTTCATGATAGCAGCTTTTCAGTGTATCTCACCATTACATGTGTATTCAAAATGCATGCAACACTTAACATGTTGCACAGGAAAAATGTGGTTGGGTCATGTTTCATGTTATAAATAGATAGGCAAACACATACACTGTAtcatttccaagaaaaacacTTCATATTCCAGTAACCTGTCCCTCTTTTCATATCTCAGATTTAGTAATCTCTTTACTGAGTTGCAGACTGCCCTTGGACTTCTAGTCATccttgaatttaaataaaaattattggCATCTgtagtttaatttctttcttcctttacctAAGTGCTTTAATAACTACAAATGGTCCTGAGTGAAATTCTAATGAGAGAAtctgctgcatttcaggaaAACCACCATTTGCCATATGCAGGCAACTGCCCTGTGGATATTTTAGGACTGTAGCTTCAGCTGAATCAGGAATACTTGGAAAAACAGTGagtaaaaaaagtgtgtgtacgcagccttaaaaaaaaaaaaattgtattgtgTCCCAGTCCTTGAGTACCTCTCTAAGGAGTATCTCTCTAAGGAGCACATTTTGCTTCCTGTTCTAAAGGATTCAAGTGACAACAAAAAGGTTTTTCTCCTACGAAGTAACTACAACATATTTAACTACAGTTTTTGGTGCCAAGCTTTTTCAGAGATGgtgcagaaaataattaataaagcTGAGACAGGCAATCCAAGAAAATTAATACTGAAAGCTAATTATTTCACCATGTTCTGTAAAGAAAGACTTgtataataaataacaaatatgGCCCAAGTTATCAAACCACAGTTACCTgatgaagaaaacactgttgttgctttgcctttttaCATTCTTTCCATTGCCAGCACCCCTATTACATTGCACAAAAAGATTCTACCATAACAAAATGAGATCCTTGTTGAAGGCTGGATCCCATTTCCTTCATCTGATGTAAATATCAAGTAATACAATGTTGCCAGAAAATTTATGCCAAATTAAAGCCACAGTAAGGTAGTAGAATTGAGATTGTCTCACTGTAcaggagtgaggaaaaaattTAGATGGAAAGCATTCTGTGTATACAAGAACACACCATAATATTCAAATTGATATTGAGAGATATAGTCTGGAGGGCAGGAGTAAACAAGGAGGTCAAGTTTCTTTAGGCTCTGCTCTCAATAGTTTcgtttttaaatttaattaggATTACTTATTTATGCTTAGATATCCATAAAAAGATAAACACGATAAAGATGCTGGtaactgaagaaagaaacatttcaaactGAGCAAGGATGCTGAAGTCAAAAGAACTGGCCTTGGCTAATTTCAGATTTTAGTCAAGGGTTGCTCATGGGACTTAACTAATGACCCTGTGATTTCCTTATTTTAGGAGATAGCTTCAGCAACTTACGGAAAATTTGAGCATCTGGAATCTGAACTAACTGCAGTGGTTGGGAAAATGAAACAGCTTCAACTAGATCACTACTGAGACTGAGGGAAGTTTTCCGAGATCTGCCCATGAGAATcgacaggaaggaaaaaacttcTTAGTCAACGACTGGGGGACATGCAGTAATCactcttcagcagcagtgtATTTTAGGCCATTGTTACCCTGGTTCACTACAATGCTGTTTTAGGGAAAAAGTCTGCTTCCAGCCACATTATAAAGACATggtgcagagagaggagagtCTGGCACAGAGTCTGTGGAGACTCTCTGTAATCTCTTGAGGCCACACATGAACAAAAAGAGAGTATCTTCCTTAAGGAGCATTATCGCATGAGTTTTATGTAAGCAGaattatcagaagaaaaataaacaatgaaagCTCCCATGAATGCAAGCTAGTGAGTGAAAGCATCAGATTAGCAAGTGTCACGTGGACAGATTGTAACAGATAGTGATAAAATGGCTCCAGGAGGCTCTCAGGCTTTTCTTACTACTCAAATCCATTATATCACATCCTACTTATAAAGTAATCTTCTGAGACCCAGCTGACTTTTTGTACAATCTGACATGTTACTTAACTGTTTATCACATCAAGAATGATCATAATACATAAAAGTGAGGACtgtgtagctttttttttaaggtagggAAGTCAGTTTCCTTCTCAACCATAACCCTGCACTTGTTAAGAAGATGATAGACTTCTGACAAAACAGAGTAGTTTATAAAGAACTCGGACTGCAGATGAGTTCTTGTTCCCCTCTGCATGTCATCTACAGGCcacactttcattttttccatacCCGAAGAGACTAGTGCATAGATACTACATAAAACATCTACCAGGAACCCAGTATAGACATAGAAAGTTCTGTAGTGGACTCTCAAATACAAggcattgtttttaatttacctATATCTCTCACTGTGTTGCTAAGATTTACAGTGAAATTTGTTGTTGATCTAGAAACTGATGTAGATTAATGCATAAACCTTAAGACTGTACCTCCCTTCCATACCAACACTAGCACTGCTGAATTATTCTATAGGCAATTAAGAGAAATCTCTGGATTGGTAGTCCTTGTCCTTATGGGAGATTTCAACTTCCCAGACATCAGCTGGGAGTAACGTACTGCTGTGACAAGCAAGCCTGGGAAATTCCTGGAGTTGGCTGAACATAATTTCATGTCATAAGTACTCAGTAAGCCAACTAGGAAAGGTGCTGTCCTCAACTTGTCATTTCTGAATAGAGGAGGACTCACGGGATATGTGATGGTAGGTGGCTATCTTGGCCACCATGATCGCAAAATGGTTGAGTTTAAAATTTTTagtgtaatgagaaaaaagttCACCACCATTGCTACCCCGTATTTCAAGAGACCAAAATTTAAGCTGCTTGGGGGCCTACTTCGCAGTGTTCCCTGGAAATCTGCTTTTGAGGGCTTTGGGGTCCATGAGTGCTGGTCAGTtaaagcacaggagcaggccaTCCCATTGTGTTGCAAGGCAAGCAATCGGGGCAGAAGACCAGCTTGGCTCAACAGGGAACTCCTCTTGGAactcaggaggaaaaagagattgGATGATCTCTAGAAGCAAGGTCAGGCTTCACAGGAAGATTACAGAGCCGTCGTTTGCGTATGTAGGGATACAACATGAAAGgccaaagctcagctggagtTGAAACTGGCTATTGTTGTACTAGAAAACAAGATaggatttttaaagtatgttaatACCAACAGGACGTCCAAGGAAAATATAGGACCCATACTTGTTGAAGATGGTCCCCTGGCAAATAGGGGTGCAGAAGAAGTGGAGgcattcagtgctttttttgcctcagtctttaatactAATGATAGACCTTGGGCTGTCCGGTCCTCTGAGTTGGAGGACCATGACTGCAGGAACAGTGACTTTCCTTGTGGGGACATGGTAATTGTAAGGGGCCAGCAGTGTtccaatttaaaagaaaggcaTGAAGGAAGACTCAGAAAACTACAGACCTGTTACTGTAAACTCAGCACCTGGAGAAATGAAGCAGAAGATCCTACTGGGTGCTACTAAAAGGCCTTTCAAGGACAATgcaatcatcaggcacagtcaacatgggttcacaaagggaaatCCCTGTCTATCCTTCTGTGATAAGGTCAGCCTCCTAGTGGGTGAAGAGAATGCAGATATGGCTTTTCTGGATTTTGGGAAGGCTTTTGATACAGTCCGttacagcatccttctggacaagttgtccaactgtgAGATgatgtggtttaaccccaaccagcaattaagcaccatgaagctgttcattcacttcccccccaccccacagcaatGGACTGCAATGTCACCTAGCAATGGACACCTGTGCTGGGGCCGCAGCGCTGCTGGGGCGAGTGCCGTGGGCGAGGATGGCCCGTCGTGATGTCACTGAGGGATGGATACAACATCCCCAAGCGATGGATTGTGACCAGGCGACTCTCACTGCTTATATTTGGGCGCCAAGTCTCAGCCAGCCGGCTCGTGCCCGCACTCCAGCTGAGCAGATCACGAGGTCTGGAGTGTTGAGCGAGGCCTTGGCGGTGGTGTCGTGCTCGGGGAGTTGCTCCTTGCAGCTCTCAGTGCCCGACCCCAGAGCCGTCAAAGGATTTTCCCTggccctgccagctccaggcagcCGGGGCACCCAGGAGCTACActcacagcagcagaggtgagctGGTGGGGGACGCCTcaccctggggagctgggagggtttCCTTCTTGAGGGACCTGGGCACTTCTTCCACCCCTTCCCCAGGCCAGACAGTGACCCtgccctctctttctcttctagcgtgacagcagctgctgcagcgccAGTGAGAGGGAGGGGTTCCATGTCCCTGGTTCCCCCCCGCCCACCGCAGCACGTGGAGAGCATGGCCACGGAGCCGGAGGACCACTGTCCCATctgcctggggagctgggaggaggccagCTTTGTTATGCCATGCCTCCACCGGTTCTGCTACCCGTGCATCCTGCGGTGGGCTGAGAGCAAGCCCGAGTGCCCCCTCTGCAAGAGGGGGATCCTCTCCATCTTGCACTCGGTGCGGGCGGATGATGACTACATGGAGCATATCATCACACCACCCTCAGGCGTTGTCCGTCAGGCGGGAGGAGCTCCCAGACGCGCAGCCGCCCACGACCTCCATCTCCCTGGAGCACCCCAAcgctgggctgcaggaggggtgCCCAGGCGTCCTGTGGGCATCTTCCAGCCCCCAAACTGGCTGAACAACTTACGGGACAACCCAGCGCTCCTCCAGGTCCTGCAGCCCTGTGTCCATCGGCAGATGGAGGAGATCTTTGGCAGCAGGGTGCTGGAGACAGCCATGGAGGAGGACACCATCACCACCATCCTGACCAGCCAAAGGATGGATACAGAGCTGCTGGGACGGGTGCTGGGGGTCTCCCGCCAAAACCGTGAGGAGACATTCTTCCAACACCACAGACATGTCGCTGCACAACGGCACAGCAGAGAGACCCAACGTCTGCCCGGCTGGCAGGAtgccgctgctgctgggggtCAGGAGGACCACCCCACGGGTGCCCCCGGCCCCACTACCACCCAAGGAGGGTCTCTTGTCACCGGcccagcctcctccagcagatCCAGCACAGACGAGCTCCCCGGCACCTCATCCGCTGCCGTTGATGGGGGTCCCAGCAGccacccctctgctcccattgCCATCCCTGCGGAGCAAGAAGTGCCCCAGGAGGAGCCAGGGGAGGCTGTGCCCGAGCCCTCTACTTCCAGCCGGGGCAGTGAACGCTCCCCTGGGAGGCCACGGCGAGCCCCAAAGAGGAGGACCGACAGCTCCGAGGCCTCTCCAGCCAACAAGAGGCCAGCACTGCGTCGGTGACCCTGGAGGGTCCCTCAGGGGGTGGCCAAACCAGGACTGGGCCATCAGCTGGGGCATGCGCCAGCCCTCAAGGGCTCCCGGCCCCCCACATCCAATCATCCAAATAAAATAAGTGCgtgaaaactacagaaaaagtCTCAGTGTTACTAACAGTGCAGGTGGTGTTGCTGTCCTCACCCTGCCTTGCTTTTTTGCCGGGAGGGGTGGGACGTTAACACTGATGGGTCCTTCTACCTGTGCCAGGCACTACTTCATTGTTCCACCCAAAGGCAAGTGCTGCCCAGCTCCAGgcctgcagcatctctgcagctgctcccGGGGCAGATGTTTCCAGCCGGGGCTCTCCAGGACCAGCCCGTGCCCCACCGCTCATCACCCCGGgctcgtcctcctcctcaccgccccctctgcccccacgTCCCGgggctctgctctcccaccaGCCTGCACTGCCGGCTGCAGCCTCGCTACAGCGGCACCCAAATCCCTCCTCCCGCGCAGACTCATGACTCGGTGCTGCTCTCTGCATCAGCCTAGGGTCGTCCCCTGCCAAGGCAGGAGCCCCGACAAGCTCAACAAGGGGAAGCGCAAAGTCCTGCCCCTCGGAGGGACAACGCCAGGCACCAGCAGACGCGGCGCGCTGCCCGGCTGGAAGGCAGCCAGGGAACGGTGACCATGCTGCTGCCCTCGAGCACGggctttcttccccctcttccagATCCAGCCTTGGCGCTGACATGCCTTCTTCTCCACCTGGAAAGAGCCCATCTTCAGCAGATGCTCGGCAGATGGATGCCAAGCGGCTGaggactctgggtttgtctagtttggagaaaaggcggctgaggggcgacctctTTGCTCTCCACaacttcctgaggaggggaagtggagagggagctGCTGATCTCTTCTtcctgggatccagtgacaggacacgTGGGAATAGTTCAAAGCTGTGGTAGGGGAGATTCAGACTTGGTGTTAGGAAGCATTTCTCTAacaagagggtggtcaaacgCTGGACcgggcttcctagagaggtggtcgatgccccatgcCTGCCAGTGCCTTAAAAAGAGGCGTTTGGACAATGCCCCTCATCATAagttttaacttttggtcagccctaaagtggaagaggcatttggactGGATGATCGTTGTAGATCCTTTCCAGCAGGAACTATTCCATTCTACTACCTTTCAATACCATCAAATCAGCATTGTTAGCTTTTCTCCAATTTTCATAGTTTTCACTGCCATAAACATTATCTGatgaaagaagtgaaaaatctttctttttaaaggaaggcAGCCATGTAGGAGgacaaaaaatgagaaaatgtaaaCTATTACCTCCAACCCCAGACAATATTTGTAGGCCATGTATGTTGTCTAACTGTAACGGTCTCTTGTCCAATATAGTTTTgcttacataaatatttttgacatttgcttgttcacatttttaactaccaggcttttaaaaaacatgtgtCACCAAGACTGTTTTGGACAATGGAAACTAAATATTTTGTGCAAATATATTGGCTATTGATATGTATAGTCTGGATTTATAGGTTAATGTGCTTTAATTCATGGATCGGCCCCTGCGAGtttgttattttacttttctcccCTAAATTCCCTCTAGTATTTCTAAATCCTTAATGGGAACAAGGCCCAGAGAAAGGAACACTGTGTTCTGCTACAATGGCTCTCATTGCATTTTACCATCTTTTCGGCTATTTTATGATACAGTATTATGCTTTGGTATTTTCTGATTGTTATACAGACCATTAATATCCTGGCTTTCAGGGCTACATAATGCAATTCGCATGAAAAGCGATGCAATATGTCCTCagtatatttatatacaaaacTTAAGAGAATTTTTAGAGGCCCAAATTGTCAGAAAGAAACGTGTTTGGTATCGTGCCTCAGAAATGTAGACATAATGGATGCCGACTCTGGCACATAGAGATAGAAGGGCAGACTGTTCTTTTTACATATGGAAGTCATTAACTTAGATGCCCATTCAGGCATTTGCACATCCAAGAATCTGAATAGCATGGAAAAGTGTAACAACTGCCTGGCATTTTAAGTTGTGTATCCGTTTGTAGGGGGAACAAGGGTTGGTGGAGGAAAAATTGACCATGTTATCTGAATGTTGGTATTATTAGATGGCCATTTAGCTTCCCCAGAACCTTTGGACTGATGCAGGCTTTCTCAGATCAGATGTCTCTGAGATGCCGTACAAGCAGGAAGGATGCTTGTGTGCAGGAGATTAAAACCCACATAAAATCGTGGCAGAGTTGCAGGCCCTACGTTTGGTTTTCCCGAGCACTTATGCTCGTAATCCTGTGGAGCTCCATAGTGTTTAAGGAGGAGGAATTACCATAACTCTAGTCACGGCCATTGGGATTGGCACGCAGGTAATAGCTGGTCAGATCATAAAAAGCATAGATGCATTCCTGCTATTTTTTGGAGTCCTAAAACCAAATGTCTTCTGATGCTTTCTCTGCCAAGCAAATAAACACTACACCTCTACTCTGAGCTTTTGCTCATAATTCACTGAGTCCTTTTAGAGCTGTCATTGAATAAATAATAGTTGAATATctggctgccttctctttcGTACATGAGCAAGTTCCCTATAACTCCAGTGATATGAATAAAGTGAGTCATATATCACTGTTGTGTCATAAGGAAGTTAGCCTTAGAAACAGGAAAATCAGTAGGAGTCCGTGACATGAGTGAACCGTAAAGATTATGTCTTGGCAATGTTACTCATCTTGATTAAGTCCCTTACTGGACACATAAAAAGTCTGCTTCATTAAGGAAAGCAGAATCTAACATGGAGTTGAAAGCCTTAGTATTTGGCCtagtatttttaacttttaatttggCACTTGGTAATGGAACAATATGTGCTACTCATTCTTATGCAATAAATACCAAAAATTGTTGTGTTGTATTCTTGTAGCTACCAAGCTCATATTGTGCAAGaaactgtaaaagtatttttaaaacaatatggTGTTAATAAAGGCCATATTAATTAGATTTTGTGAGTTTTCTACTAAATTCATTGTATACTGCCTATTTTCAACAGCATATTTATGTACTAGCAAGtagaaaagatttttagaagttggtattttaataaaacttccCCAATGTGTTTATGGTGCAATTTTACATTTTGGTTAAgttctacagaaaacaaatgtttttagtCTCATAAACTGCTCACATGGACATAAGGGcctttaatgaaaacatccaaAATAATAAGCGATTAACCAGGAATTGCCAATCACCTGTCTCCTATTCA contains the following coding sequences:
- the LOC142027255 gene encoding uncharacterized protein LOC142027255, with the protein product MDTCAGAAALLGRVPWARMARRDVTEGWIQHPQAMDCDQATLTAYIWAPSLSQPARARTPAEQITRSGVLSEALAVVSCSGSCSLQLSVPDPRAVKGFSLALPAPGSRGTQELHSQQQSVTAAAAAPVRGRGSMSLVPPRPPQHVESMATEPEDHCPICLGSWEEASFVMPCLHRFCYPCILRWAESKPECPLCKRGILSILHSVRADDDYMEHIITPPSGVVRQAGGAPRRAAAHDLHLPGAPQRWAAGGVPRRPVGIFQPPNWLNNLRDNPALLQVLQPCVHRQMEEIFGSRVLETAMEEDTITTILTSQRMDTELLGRVLGVSRQNREETFFQHHRHVAAQRHSRETQRLPGWQDAAAAGGQEDHPTGAPGPTTTQGGSLVTGPASSSRSSTDELPGTSSAAVDGGPSSHPSAPIAIPAEQEVPQEEPGEAVPEPSTSSRGSERSPGRPRRAPKRRTDSSEASPANKRPALRR